In Rhinolophus sinicus isolate RSC01 chromosome X, ASM3656204v1, whole genome shotgun sequence, a single genomic region encodes these proteins:
- the SPRY3 gene encoding protein sprouty homolog 3 yields MDAAVTDDFQQILPIEQLRSTHASNDYVERPPAPCKQALSSPSLIVQTHKSDWSLATMPTALPRSLSQCHQLQPLPQHLSQSSIASSMSHSTTASDQRLLASITPSPSGQSIIRTQPGAGAHPKADGALKGEAEQAAVHPSEHLFICEECGRCKCVLCTAARPLPSCWLCNQRCLCSAESLLDYGTCLCCVKGLFYHCSTDDEDNCADEPCSCGPSSCFVRWAAMSLISLFLPCLCCYLPTRGCLHLCQQGYDSLKRPGCRCKRHTNTVCRKISSGSAPFPKAQEKSV; encoded by the coding sequence ATGGATGCTGCAGTGACAGATGATTTCCAACAAATTCTGCCTATTGAACAGCTGCGCTCTACTCACGCTAGCAATGATTATGTGGAACGGCCTCCAGCACCCTGTAAACAGGCCCTCTCCAGCCCTTCCCTTATCGTGCAAACCCACAAATCTGATTGGTCCCTGGCTACCATGCCTACTGCTCTCCCCCGCAGTCTCAGCCAGTGCCACCAATTGCAGCCCTTGCCTCAGCATCTGAGCCAATCTAGCATTGCCAGCTCAATGTCCCATAGCACCACTGCCTCTGATCAAAGGCTCCTGGCCAGCATTACGCCCTCACCTTCAGGCCAGTCCATCATCCGAACCCAGCCTGGAGCAGGAGCCCACCCAAAGGCTGATGGTGCTCTGAAGGGAGAAGCTGAACAAGCTGCAGTGCACCCCAGTGAGCACCTCTTCATCTGCGAGGAGTGTGGGCGCTGCAAGTGTGTCCTCTGCACAGCAGCTcgccctctcccctcctgctgGCTGTGCAACCAGCGTTGCCTTTGCTCTGCTGAGAGCCTCCTCGATTATGGCACTTGTCTCTGCTGCGTTAAGGGCCTCTTCTACCACTGCTCCACGGATGACGAAGACAACTGCGCTGATGAGCCCTGCTCCTGTGGGCCTAGCTCTTGCTTTGTCCGCTGGGCAGCCATGAGCCTCATCTCCCTCTTCTTACCCTGCCTGTGCTGCTACCTGCCCACCCGTGGATGCCTCCATCTGTGCCAGCAGGGCTATGATAGCCTCAAGCGACCAGGCTGCCGCTGTAAGAGGCACACCAACACTGTATGCAGAAAGATCTCTTCTGGTAGTGCGCCCTTCCCCAAGGCCCAGGAGAAGTCTGTATGA